cagtCATCGACCTGTCctggctagcatccaaataaatctCTCAcctcaaaaagtttgatcagtcttcgtcaatctgtccaatgtatattaggCATGTTGCCAACAACATTTGACTAGATTACACATACTACCACTGAAAACGCGATTAATTGAAATTAGTCATTATTCTTTTTTGTGATTATTTGGTTGTTAGTGTTCACCTCAGATGTCACAATAATTGAAACTtatgtcatatttgtgtaaaatcatgtgatggcacggtggctcaggcgcttgcactgcagcctcacagcaaaaaggtcatgggttcaattcccacatggggtgctgttggctctggggggcaggtcatCCCCagagtgctcaggtgggctatctcccgggcctttctgtgtggagtttgcatgttctccccgtgttctcaaggggtttcctccactaaaaaccccaacagaaaaaacatgcaaaacaacagaacactcttcgtcggtccctgaccaagacagacggttcatctcacctggtctccgggcgcttaaaaaagctgcccactgctcctggggttctggaggaaggacagtccgagatgggataaatgcagaagctaaattcacaaacgacctcaaGCCTGCGTGTgcgtcctgtgtcgcctccatgtattcacgtgtgttgcagtgtgcagcgtgtcgcttgtgcgattaaagtctgacaattataaCAATTACCTTGTCAgtctacatgcttctttggccTTTGCCGGTTCCAtgtccttcagcttgtcaacaaatacacttGTACACTGGCCATTAGGGGTCTCAAAGCATggcagtggtgtaaaagtgagctacactctgcAACTCTAGGAGGAGCTCAGTAGCAATTGGGGCTTTAAGTGATCAAGTGGTTCGTCCTCAGATCAAATTCTATAGATCACATTGTGGAAGTATAACAGGGTCACAAATCACAATTTCCATGCAATTCATGACATCAAGCAGGGAAAACAACCCCCGCaagggaataaaaaaaactctagcACATCTGCCGTCACAGATAGCATATCACATGAAAAACTGAGCAAAAAAGTAACTATTAAATGCAACGGAATTATAAaactacaaaataaatgtaagcCATTACAGAAAAAAAGTATGTAATTCAATTAGTTGCTAATCAAGTAATAAGTTACATCATTTTGATGAAGTGgaagttacattacttattacatttttaacaggtTAACTAGTTATCTGTAAaccattacatttcaaaagtaatctTCCATACCCTGCTGGCTAGCATAGATGTTGGCAGTAACACTGATGCACATGGCAGAAATCTTAATATGTCCAACGACCACAAGgcaaaaacatgtacacactgaACATCTACTTTGCTTGATTTTGCATCAACTCCCTGGATAATCTCTGTATAGACAGGTAATGTTTCCAATTCCATTGAATCAATATTAAATATATGGAAATGGACTATGAGAACATCCTCTATACACATCCGCTTCCATGCTGAATGCATGAATGGATTCTATTGGAATCTAAGCTGAAAATGAAAGTGGACACTCAGGAACCTGCCTGCAGAATAGTCTTACCACTTCTGAAATGTACTGTGGGTGGAAAAGCTTGAACagggaagaacacaacagggATATATTTACAGGGGTGATGGGTCTacctctgaggggggggggggggggacccacACGTGGGAGGTATTACCTCAGCCATGTAAAGTAAACTGTGACACTAGCATGCCTGATCAACCCTGGTGGGGAGAACTGAACAAAAGGGTTAGATATTGAAAACGCTGAACCAGCGTCACCCCCAGGTTACATTCCGGCGTGTCCTACAGAGGTATGATTTCTATTCCATATTACGCTCAACAGTGATGCAACCATGGCAGAAAGGTTATCAGCGTACTCATTTCATAGGCAAATGGTGAACAATTTATCAAAACCTGGAACACAAGGGCAATACCTTAAACCCAGCTCTTCCTTGAAACTTCTAGCAGCTTTAGCATGCAACTAAGACCTGTGAACCATCCAGCACAGAACACTTCTACCAagatcatttaaaacaaaataatttcTCTTCTGCTTTATGATTTCTAAAATCAGTAACTATTCCTGTATTCAAGCTTGTTGACAACTCAGTGAAGTACAAATATAACTTACAAAGCATGGATCAAATAAAGTAAGGCTGTTCCACTGGTGTAGCTGCTGGGAATCTGTACGGGCAGCATATCTACTGGATGacctcacacacgcactacaGAAAATGGTCGGTGAAACCATATTTCGTATATCTCTGTACATCATTTTATTTACATGATACAATTTAGCAGTAAAtgtcaagtaacaagattataTGCGCAATACATAAATATAAAGATGGTTTGTACAAACTTGCAAAACTAAAAACTGACAAAGACAGTTGCCTTTTCACGTGTAATCTCACTTGCCCAGGAGTCAAGAGCAACGAAACGCAAACGGCGATCACACTGATGggctcacgcacacacctcacaaacaaAATTCACTCTCAAGTGAAGATACACACTTCAACTTCCAAATCCTGTTAACACATTTGACAAGCAacccgtaacacacacacacacaccacaaaagatttcacaaactaaaaaaaaaaagagaaacaaaataaaaatgttcatTACAGAAGTGAAATATTGATCAAAACAATAACAGGACTAATGTTATCAACCTCAACAATGTCATTCATCTTATTCAAACATTTTAGCACAAGCCATGCAGATCACCCCTCCCATCACAACACATAAGACAAatcaatgaaaaacaaaacaaaggactTGATCTCCATCAGACCCTAGGTCACATCAACACTCAGGTCAGAGTCTAGATGCAGCGGCAAAGAATGGACCAATCACCGCTCTCCACCTCCCACATGCGGGAGGGTGATGctaaaatgaatgtgtgaaacctgtctctctctctccacacatacacagcggTTCAGAGGCATCAAGTCCACACTGACCATCCCTCATAGTCCAGAAGGCTGCTGGTAGATGCAGGAGAGTACTGGATGTACTCTGATTTCAGCCAACATCTTGATGGTTTTCAAAGTCTTAATTAAATTAACAATTAAAAGGGAGGCATCATTGTACAACAAACAGGCTTGCAGGTTGCTGCCAGGTGAGAACATGCCCATTCACACCAATCAGGATACTCTCATatccgcacacacagacacacacactgctacatgCACTCCTCTCTATGACTCacttcaatctctctcacacactctctctctctctgcaggccaTTCAGCTGAGCCTGCACATTAGGTTGTCCTGACAAACAGCCAGGACGGGGAGTAAACGGTCTTCAGTGGGTCTTACTGGCTATTGCTGCCCAAGCCCCACCCCCTACGCAGAAATGGACAGACAATCACATTATGGACCTCATCACAATCAGCACAGGGACACCAACCAGCCTATCAGGTGCTCCTACAGACTAACAGGCACAACGCAGGGCTGAAAACAGCTCTGGTCTGCTAACATGTTTTaaacttttttgaaaaagaaaaatgaagctTAAACATGAGGAAGGCCTGAGGCGGGGGCAGGGCAGAAGGGGATGAGATAACGGATGGGGAGAAATATCGCTCCATGCACCAGCTGAGGACACATACTgtcattttaaaaaaaagagaaaaaactaaGTCTTTCTATCGCTGGAGAGCGCGAGTCCATTAGTCAATAATCCCGCAGCACAGGACAGAACGGGGGGAGGCAGAACCATACGGTCCATTATATTCTCTGGATCTTGTCGGCCACCACAACTGGGTTCTCCTTGCGGATCTTGGCGGCCGCCTCGGCCTTGTAGTCGTAGGGGCAGTTGTGTTTGTCCGAGTAGCGGTGCAGGCCACAGAAGATGTTGCCACAGCGACAGTCAAACCCTTCAGAGAGGCAAGACATACGACGGTCACAAAGACATGGAGATATAAATGCTTTCTAACTGCTAAGCTCAGGGACATCTACtctttgtgtgcgtttgtttagtacaactgaactgaaatcttagacagtgtgtgtgtgtgtgtgtgtgtgtgtgtgtgtgtgtgccaacatgGGGAACCACATGGGTGCAGTTGTTAATagtaatagtatttattgtcacAATAGggctattgctcgtagcttgattgttctctcctttgtacgtcgcttggacaaaaaaaaaaagcctgctaaatgtaaatgttagtagTGGTGATGGGGCCCTTACCTGTGAGGCCAACCTTCTTCCTGCAGGTGAAGCAGCGGCTCTTCTTGGGTTTAGGGGGCTCTGGTGCTCCTGCCTCCTCGGCTCCTGTTGCAGGAGTGGGTGAGGCCACAGGCTGAGTAAGCACTGCAGGGAGAGACAAGACATATGCTCCTCACTTCATCCAAAATGACACGTCAAAGTATGACATACTATTTGTATCCACTTCACAAAACCACATGCAGTGCAATGACGCGCATGTTTAGCTTCTGCTCAAGCTCATTaggcatcactcacacacagacctggctcTGCGTTATCTGGTGCCTCCTCCTGGCAGGAGATGCTCATCTCAGTCATCTGCTGTGTGACCGGTagagcagctgctgctgctgccgctgccgccgccactGTTGATGCACTGTGGAGTCAGACACATGAGCCATTACTCgcacaaaaacaccacagaaatacagtattacacacaaatatcaaaACCCTAAATCTTCCAGTAAATTGACATACATGCATTGTTTTTAAGCTAAGCAATGGTCTTCATCACACAAACAGCCCTACTGAGACACACTGTTGGTCACTCTAGCAGCCAAGTATCCATGCTCACCTGGCTGAGTCCACCCCACTGACTGCTCCACTCAGAGTGGCCTCCAGCCGCTGGATGGCCGAAACCTCAGAGGGGGAGGGGCTACTGGACAAACCACTggagcctacacacacaaatataatgaaCTTTGACCTCTTCAGTACAAACCAGCACTCTACTGGATAGTAACCATGAATTAATACATATGATTCTCTTGCTAAATCAGTTACTGCAAGAACATATTAAGAATAATgtacacattaaaaaaataaaaatcttgACAGAGTTGGAATAAATATTACACCAAGGAAGTGATGTCAGACATAGGCACCTTCCTTACCCATAGTGCTGAGTGGGCTGACTCCTCCACTGTTCTGTCGATTCAGGGTCTCCTTGTAGCACACCGAGCACATGCCACTGGTGCGGGGGTTGCCATAGAAACCACAGCCGGTGGCACACATTATGGGCACTGCGCTTGGGTTGGTTTGCTGAGCCATGTctacacagaggacacacaaaTTCGTCAGGCATTGAGAAAATAGAGCTGACAGTAGACTCAAATGAGCTGGGTGTTTGTCGAGTATGATCTACGGGAAGCCCTAAACCTCACAGCAACAGGGTCTAGCAGCAACAGCATAAACCTTTCAAAAGTACACTACATCTTCAGTTTGAGGAATGCCCTCTGTGTGGCTATTGCACAGTATATTTGAAGAGACTGTTGATGTGACGCAAGAGGAACAGGATGAACTGTGCAAGTGATCTCATTTGGGTGATCAATAATGGTGATTGCACTTGCACCCTGCAAGTGTATCCCTCTTAAGCACCAGCTTGGCACTGCTGCCTTCAGACACGCGGCAGGGACAAAGCGTGTGGAGCAGCTGGCTGAAAGGCTCAGGACATTCTGTTCAGATGGAGCCAgataacacaccaccaccacccccctccaaacacacacaggacacagacaaaATAAGCATGCCATGGTTGGTTCCTCAAAGGTCCCTGGTGCATCTATACGAATGTGCCGTCAACAACCACATTTTTCGCATGAAGTGCGGCTCACAGGCCCTTGCTTTTGGGGCTTGGAATAATACTTCACACATGTAATTTTCAGTCACACACCGTAGCCTCGAGAACCCGGTGCAACAACTCCATCACGTGCGTGGCTGCTG
Above is a window of Clupea harengus chromosome 21, Ch_v2.0.2, whole genome shotgun sequence DNA encoding:
- the zfand5b gene encoding AN1-type zinc finger protein 5b isoform X1, coding for MAQQTNPSAVPIMCATGCGFYGNPRTSGMCSVCYKETLNRQNSGGVSPLSTMGSSGLSSSPSPSEVSAIQRLEATLSGAVSGVDSASASTVAAAAAAAAAALPVTQQMTEMSISCQEEAPDNAEPGLCCLLSLWPHPLLQQEPRRQEHQSPLNPRRAAASPAGRRLASQGLTVAVATSSVACTATRTNTTAPTTTRPRRPPRSARRTQLWWPTRSREYNGPYGSASPRSVLCCGIID
- the zfand5b gene encoding AN1-type zinc finger protein 5b isoform X2; this translates as MAQQTNPSAVPIMCATGCGFYGNPRTSGMCSVCYKETLNRQNSGGVSPLSTMGSSGLSSSPSPSEVSAIQRLEATLSGAVSGVDSASASTVAAAAAAAAAALPVTQQMTEMSISCQEEAPDNAEPVLTQPVASPTPATGAEEAGAPEPPKPKKSRCFTCRKKVGLTGFDCRCGNIFCGLHRYSDKHNCPYDYKAEAAAKIRKENPVVVADKIQRI